TCAACGATTAACGTCTACTTTCAGGACTTATAGAAATGATGTTGACATCTATACTGAAGACAATGAAAAAGATAAAGAATTTTATAAAGTTCTTTTTAAAAGGTTATTAAAAAATGATTTAGTAATTAACGACGTAACTCCGCTTGGTTGTAAAGATATTGTAATAAAAAGATGTAATAATGAACCTGAAAATGGAAGAAAAAAAATATTCATTGTTGATGGTGACATAATTTTTATTCATGGAGAAAATATTCCTCAACATGAGAACCTATATGTTTTGCAAGGATATTGCATTGAAAACTTTTTAATTGATAAGGAAACAATAGTTCATTTTTTATACATGAGTTGCGGAACAAAATCAATTGAAAAAATAGAATCCGAACTTAATTTCAATGAATGGTTAGAAGAATATTGTGCTATTTTTATAGATTTATTTATTCACTTTGCTTTACTAAACTATTTCGGAGGTTTTTTCACACTATTTAATGCTGACAAATACCATAAAAAACAAGGAAAAAAAATGGTTTTTCAAATCGATTTAGTGAATGCAGAAATTTTAAAATTAAAAGCAGAGATTCTTACATTAACAACTGAAGATAAATATGATTTAAAATATAAAGAACTGTCTGATAAATGGAATTATTGTATTGATAATTTAACACAAATTGTTTCAGGGAAAGATTATCTGATACCATTATTACTTTTAAAGGCTAAACAATTCAAAAAATCAAATGCAATGCCAACTTTGGAAGAAATTAAATTCTCATTAGTTCATTCCTCAAACTTAAATAAATTATCTGATCTCAAAAAACGAATAGAAAGTTTATAAAATCGAATAAATTCATTAATACAAAAGATCAACATTTAAATTAAATATCAAGAAAGCCTAATAAAACATTATATTTTATTAGGCTTTTCTTTTATCTTAGAAAGAA
This portion of the Flavobacterium gelatinilyticum genome encodes:
- a CDS encoding DUF4435 domain-containing protein encodes the protein MIALSEESQRLTSTFRTYRNDVDIYTEDNEKDKEFYKVLFKRLLKNDLVINDVTPLGCKDIVIKRCNNEPENGRKKIFIVDGDIIFIHGENIPQHENLYVLQGYCIENFLIDKETIVHFLYMSCGTKSIEKIESELNFNEWLEEYCAIFIDLFIHFALLNYFGGFFTLFNADKYHKKQGKKMVFQIDLVNAEILKLKAEILTLTTEDKYDLKYKELSDKWNYCIDNLTQIVSGKDYLIPLLLLKAKQFKKSNAMPTLEEIKFSLVHSSNLNKLSDLKKRIESL